One genomic region from Hoeflea algicola encodes:
- the ccmB gene encoding heme exporter protein CcmB, whose protein sequence is MRALLKRDLAIATRSGGAAMLGVLFFLAVVAVIPFGIGPDLNLLARIGPAILWIGALLASLLGLDRLFQADREDGSLDMLAMQDWFSLVLTVFVKSLAHWLATGLPLVLAAPLLGLLMNMSAISTGAVMLTLLVGTPAISFIGAVGAAVAVALPRGGLLVSILILPLAIPILIFGVSASYAAVTDPDPFWPPFMILSAIALFFAALGPVASAAALKGAAD, encoded by the coding sequence ATGAGGGCGCTGCTGAAGCGCGATCTGGCGATTGCCACCCGCTCGGGCGGGGCGGCGATGCTCGGCGTGCTGTTCTTTCTCGCCGTGGTGGCGGTCATTCCCTTCGGCATCGGCCCAGATCTCAACCTTCTGGCTCGGATCGGCCCGGCAATCCTGTGGATCGGCGCGCTGCTTGCCTCGCTTTTGGGTCTCGATCGGTTGTTTCAGGCCGACCGCGAAGACGGCTCGCTCGACATGCTGGCGATGCAGGACTGGTTCTCCCTGGTGCTTACCGTGTTCGTCAAGAGTCTGGCGCATTGGCTCGCCACCGGGTTGCCGCTGGTGCTGGCGGCACCGCTTTTGGGCCTGCTGATGAACATGAGCGCGATTTCCACCGGTGCGGTCATGCTGACACTTCTGGTCGGCACGCCGGCGATCTCGTTTATCGGCGCGGTTGGCGCTGCGGTAGCCGTCGCCCTGCCGCGCGGCGGGCTGCTGGTGTCGATCCTGATCCTTCCCCTGGCAATCCCGATCCTGATCTTCGGCGTCAGTGCCTCCTACGCCGCGGTCACCGACCCCGACCCGTTCTGGCCACCGTTCATGATCCTGTCGGCAATCGCGCTGTTTTTTGCAGCCCTCGGGCCCGTGGCCTCGGCGGCGGCGCTGAAGGGTGCGGCAGATTGA
- the acnA gene encoding aconitate hydratase AcnA, translated as MAKSLDSFNCRSTLKVGDTDYVYYSLVEAEKNGLTGISTLPYSMKVILENLLRNEDGRTVKKDDILAVVAWLTNKGKADAEIAYRPARVLMQDFTGVPAVVDLAAMRDAMVALGGDPQKINPLVPVDLVIDHSVIVDEFGTPTALAHNVEREYERNGERYRFLKWGQQAFKNFRVVPPGTGICHQVNLEYLGQTVWTKEEDGEITAYPDTCVGTDSHTTMINGLGVLGWGVGGIEAEAAMLGQPISMLLPEVIGFRLTGALKEGVTATDLVLTVVQMLRKKGVVAKFVEFFGPGLDSMSLADRATIGNMGPEYGATCGFFPVDDETIRYLTMSGREQDRIKLVEAYSKAQGMWRDTSAAEPVFTDTLELDLGTVVPSMAGPKRPEGRIPLEGIAAGFAQSLVDEYKKPGQLTNRYQVEGEDYDLGHGDVAIAAITSCTNTSNPSVLIGAGLLARNARAKGLKTKPWVKTSLAPGSQVVAEYLEKSGLQTDLDALGFNLVGFGCTTCIGNSGPLPAPVSKTINDKGLIAAGVLSGNRNFEGRISPDVQANYLASPPLVVAYALAGSVQKDLTVEPIGDDQDGNPVFLKDIWPSSQEIQEFIMKYVTRALYAAKYADVFKGDENWQAVEVPSSQTYAWDDNSTYVQNPPYFEGMGKTGAGISDITGARVLGLFGDKITTDHISPAGSIKAQSPAGAYLMDHGVGVMDFNQYGTRRGNHEVMMRGTFANIRLRNHMLGPNGREGGYTFHYPSREEVSIYDAAMQYKAEGVPLVIFAGAEYGNGSSRDWAAKGTNLLGVRAVIAASYERIHRSNLVGMGVIPFVFEEGTSWESLGLKGDETVTIDGLASIQPGEKKIAKVTFADGTVKEVSLICRVDTLDELGYLKNGGILQTVLRDLAA; from the coding sequence GTGGCCAAATCACTCGACAGCTTCAACTGCCGCTCCACCCTCAAGGTCGGTGACACCGACTATGTCTATTACAGTCTTGTCGAAGCCGAAAAGAACGGTTTGACCGGCATCTCTACACTTCCCTATTCGATGAAGGTAATTCTCGAAAACCTTCTGCGTAACGAGGACGGCCGCACGGTCAAGAAGGACGACATTCTCGCCGTCGTCGCCTGGCTTACCAACAAGGGCAAGGCCGACGCTGAAATAGCCTATCGTCCGGCCCGCGTGCTGATGCAGGATTTCACCGGCGTCCCCGCCGTGGTCGATCTGGCTGCGATGCGCGACGCCATGGTGGCGCTCGGCGGCGACCCGCAGAAGATCAACCCGCTGGTACCGGTCGACCTGGTCATCGACCACTCTGTGATTGTCGATGAATTCGGCACGCCAACCGCGCTGGCCCACAATGTCGAGCGTGAATATGAGCGCAACGGCGAACGCTACCGCTTTTTGAAGTGGGGCCAGCAGGCATTCAAGAATTTCCGCGTCGTGCCGCCCGGCACCGGCATCTGCCACCAAGTCAACCTTGAATATCTTGGCCAGACCGTGTGGACCAAGGAAGAAGACGGCGAAATCACCGCCTATCCCGATACCTGCGTCGGCACTGACAGCCACACCACCATGATCAATGGTCTTGGCGTGCTCGGTTGGGGCGTTGGCGGCATCGAGGCAGAAGCGGCCATGCTCGGCCAGCCCATTTCCATGCTGCTGCCGGAAGTCATCGGCTTCCGCCTCACCGGCGCACTCAAGGAAGGCGTCACCGCCACCGACCTGGTGCTGACCGTGGTGCAGATGCTGCGCAAGAAGGGCGTTGTCGCCAAATTCGTCGAATTCTTCGGCCCCGGCCTTGATTCGATGTCGCTGGCCGACCGCGCCACGATTGGCAACATGGGCCCGGAATACGGCGCTACCTGCGGCTTCTTCCCCGTCGATGACGAAACCATCCGGTACCTGACCATGTCAGGCCGCGAGCAAGACCGCATCAAGCTGGTTGAAGCCTATTCCAAGGCACAAGGCATGTGGCGCGACACCAGCGCTGCCGAGCCGGTGTTCACCGATACGCTCGAACTTGATCTTGGCACCGTGGTGCCGTCGATGGCTGGCCCGAAGCGTCCGGAAGGTCGCATTCCGCTGGAAGGGATCGCTGCCGGCTTCGCCCAGTCGCTCGTGGACGAATACAAGAAGCCCGGTCAACTGACCAACCGCTACCAGGTCGAGGGCGAGGATTACGATCTCGGCCATGGCGATGTGGCCATTGCCGCCATCACGTCGTGCACCAACACCTCCAACCCGAGCGTGCTGATCGGCGCAGGCCTTCTGGCCCGCAACGCCCGCGCCAAGGGTCTCAAGACCAAGCCTTGGGTGAAGACCTCACTGGCCCCTGGCAGCCAGGTGGTGGCCGAGTATCTCGAAAAATCCGGTCTTCAGACCGATCTCGACGCACTCGGTTTCAACCTTGTCGGCTTCGGCTGCACAACCTGCATCGGTAACTCCGGCCCGCTGCCCGCACCGGTCTCAAAGACCATCAACGACAAGGGGCTGATCGCCGCCGGCGTGTTGTCGGGCAACCGCAACTTCGAAGGCCGCATTTCGCCTGACGTCCAGGCCAACTACCTGGCTTCACCGCCGCTGGTCGTGGCCTATGCGCTGGCAGGCTCGGTGCAGAAGGACCTGACCGTCGAACCGATCGGCGATGACCAGGACGGCAACCCGGTATTCCTCAAGGACATCTGGCCCTCCAGCCAGGAAATCCAGGAATTCATCATGAAATACGTCACCCGCGCGCTTTACGCGGCCAAATATGCCGACGTGTTCAAGGGCGATGAAAACTGGCAGGCCGTTGAAGTACCGTCGAGTCAGACTTATGCCTGGGACGACAATTCGACCTATGTGCAGAACCCGCCTTACTTTGAAGGCATGGGCAAGACCGGTGCGGGCATATCCGACATCACGGGTGCGCGCGTGCTGGGTCTGTTTGGTGACAAGATCACCACCGACCACATCTCTCCGGCAGGCTCCATCAAGGCACAGTCACCTGCAGGCGCCTATCTGATGGACCATGGCGTCGGCGTGATGGACTTCAACCAGTACGGCACCCGTCGCGGCAACCATGAAGTCATGATGCGCGGCACCTTTGCCAATATCCGGCTGCGCAATCACATGCTCGGACCAAACGGTCGTGAAGGCGGGTACACCTTCCATTACCCGTCCCGCGAGGAGGTTTCGATCTACGATGCAGCCATGCAGTACAAGGCCGAAGGCGTTCCGCTGGTGATTTTCGCCGGTGCCGAATACGGTAATGGCTCGTCGCGTGACTGGGCTGCCAAGGGCACCAACCTGCTCGGCGTTCGCGCCGTCATTGCCGCGTCCTACGAGCGCATTCACCGCTCCAACCTGGTTGGCATGGGCGTGATCCCGTTTGTCTTCGAGGAAGGCACAAGCTGGGAGAGCCTCGGTCTTAAGGGCGACGAGACCGTCACCATCGATGGTCTGGCCAGCATCCAGCCGGGCGAGAAGAAGATCGCCAAGGTCACCTTTGCCGATGGCACGGTCAAGGAGGTGTCGCTGATCTGCCGCGTCGATACGCTCGATGAGCTCGGATACCTCAAGAATGGCGGCATCCTGCAGACAGTTCTGCGCGATCTTGCCGCCTGA
- a CDS encoding DUF1223 domain-containing protein: MTSRAFILALALPAFTGMFVVAQPIAAIAGNLRGVVELFTSQGCSSCPPADAELARLIESGEVLGLSYHVDYWNYLGWADTLSNAASTERQYGYAHSLKRKNVYTPQAVVNGRDHANGADGAAVDALLSKLSAAGEGLTVGVEASLDDNGLNISIDDGQGEASIVIVYFNEATTVDIKKGENAGHKITYKHSVREVQTVGMWDGDAISLKLPPSLLSAHPGVGCAILLQVVGKDGAPGRILGAAIIEASEYG, encoded by the coding sequence ATGACATCCCGCGCATTCATACTCGCCCTCGCTCTCCCTGCATTCACGGGGATGTTCGTCGTGGCGCAGCCGATTGCAGCGATTGCCGGCAATTTGCGGGGCGTGGTCGAACTGTTTACCAGTCAGGGCTGTTCCTCCTGCCCGCCGGCCGACGCCGAACTGGCCCGACTGATCGAGAGCGGAGAGGTCCTCGGCCTGAGTTATCATGTCGATTACTGGAACTATCTCGGCTGGGCCGACACGTTGTCCAATGCTGCCAGCACCGAGCGGCAATATGGCTATGCACACAGCCTCAAGCGCAAGAATGTCTACACGCCGCAAGCAGTCGTCAACGGCCGAGACCACGCCAATGGCGCTGACGGCGCCGCTGTCGACGCGCTTCTGAGCAAGCTCTCGGCCGCCGGCGAGGGGCTGACGGTCGGTGTCGAAGCAAGCCTCGACGACAATGGGTTGAACATTTCCATCGACGACGGCCAGGGCGAGGCCAGCATTGTCATCGTCTATTTCAATGAAGCCACCACCGTCGACATCAAGAAAGGCGAGAACGCCGGCCACAAGATCACCTACAAGCACAGTGTGCGCGAGGTCCAGACCGTGGGCATGTGGGACGGCGACGCCATCAGCCTGAAACTGCCACCCTCGCTGCTGTCAGCCCATCCCGGCGTCGGCTGCGCGATCCTGTTGCAGGTGGTCGGCAAGGACGGCGCGCCGGGCCGAATTCTCGGCGCGGCGATAATCGAGGCTAGCGAATACGGATAA
- a CDS encoding GNAT family N-acetyltransferase — MIIRDAASTDLPAITRIYSDSVQNGVASYELVIPDEAEMGRRMAALRDSSYPYLIAEDDDGAVLGYAYASAFRTRPAYRWLVEDSIYLAPEARGRGVGRALLEALISRCETLGFRQMVAVIGGAHPASIAVHQKAGFASAGMIAGSGHKHGRWLDTVFMQRPLGEGKATDPDPETYPGTLFTG; from the coding sequence ATGATCATCCGCGACGCTGCTTCCACTGATCTGCCCGCCATCACCCGGATCTACTCCGACAGCGTGCAAAACGGTGTCGCCAGTTATGAACTTGTCATACCCGACGAGGCCGAGATGGGGCGGCGAATGGCGGCGCTGCGGGATAGTTCCTACCCCTATCTGATCGCCGAGGACGATGATGGCGCGGTTCTGGGCTATGCTTACGCCTCGGCGTTTCGGACCAGGCCGGCCTACCGCTGGCTGGTCGAGGATTCGATCTATCTGGCGCCGGAGGCGCGCGGCCGTGGTGTCGGCCGGGCATTGCTCGAAGCCCTGATCAGTCGCTGTGAAACGCTGGGGTTTCGGCAGATGGTGGCGGTGATCGGCGGCGCCCATCCTGCCTCGATCGCCGTTCACCAGAAGGCCGGTTTTGCCAGCGCCGGGATGATTGCCGGCTCCGGCCACAAGCACGGTCGCTGGCTCGACACGGTGTTCATGCAAAGGCCGCTGGGCGAGGGCAAGGCGACAGACCCGGATCCGGAAACCTATCCGGGCACGCTGTTTACGGGCTGA
- a CDS encoding Bax inhibitor-1/YccA family protein, whose product MADFRNSNVRVANGAHAGAAIDEGLRAYMLRVYNLMALGLGITGVAAYAIALFATTNDPAAAVATLGNGKMLTGLGAALYGSPLKWVVMLAPLGMVFFLSARIEKMSVSAAQTTFWVFAGLMGVSLSSIFLVYTGASITQTFFVTAASFGALSLYGYTTKKNLSAMGSFLMMGLFGLIIAMVVNIFLQSSALQFAISAIGVLIFAGLTAYDTQQIKEMYYEGDTDATAGRKAIMGALRLYLDFINLFMFLLHFLGNRE is encoded by the coding sequence ATGGCTGACTTTCGCAATTCGAATGTCCGCGTAGCCAATGGCGCCCATGCAGGCGCTGCCATTGATGAAGGCCTTCGTGCCTACATGCTGCGCGTTTACAATCTGATGGCATTGGGACTGGGCATCACCGGTGTCGCAGCCTACGCTATCGCATTGTTCGCAACCACCAACGATCCGGCTGCTGCCGTGGCAACACTCGGCAACGGCAAGATGCTGACCGGTCTTGGCGCAGCACTTTATGGCTCGCCGCTGAAATGGGTGGTCATGCTGGCGCCGCTGGGGATGGTCTTCTTCCTGAGCGCCCGCATCGAAAAGATGAGCGTTTCTGCGGCGCAGACAACCTTCTGGGTCTTTGCCGGCCTGATGGGCGTCTCGCTGTCGTCGATCTTCCTGGTCTATACCGGGGCGTCGATCACGCAGACCTTCTTCGTCACCGCCGCTTCGTTCGGCGCACTGTCGCTGTATGGCTACACCACCAAGAAGAACCTGTCGGCAATGGGTTCGTTCCTGATGATGGGTCTGTTCGGCCTGATCATCGCGATGGTGGTCAACATCTTCCTGCAGTCGAGTGCGCTTCAGTTCGCGATCTCGGCGATCGGTGTGCTGATCTTCGCAGGCCTTACCGCCTACGATACGCAGCAGATCAAGGAAATGTATTACGAGGGTGATACCGACGCCACCGCCGGCCGCAAGGCAATCATGGGTGCGCTGCGTCTGTATCTCGACTTCATCAACCTGTTCATGTTCCTGCTGCACTTCCTGGGCAACCGCGAATAG
- the ccmD gene encoding heme exporter protein CcmD — protein MMSHESFVFLSYAATAVTLVGVLVSILLDGRARKRELAELKAQGIRRRSQTATGSSQ, from the coding sequence CTGATGAGCCACGAAAGCTTCGTGTTTCTTTCCTATGCGGCGACGGCGGTGACGCTGGTCGGGGTGCTGGTGTCGATCCTTCTTGATGGCCGCGCGCGCAAGCGCGAGTTGGCCGAACTGAAGGCGCAAGGCATACGCCGGCGTTCGCAAACGGCAACGGGTTCCAGTCAATGA
- a CDS encoding NUDIX hydrolase — protein sequence MTTPQQFDRLTPDGDTHERDVCRTCGFVDYQNPRIVVGSVVRHQGKVLMCRRAIEPRRGFWTVPAGYLELNETPEDGAKREAREEALANLELGELLAIYSVPRLSQVQLIWRAELIDPGAGAGAALYGVGEESLEVELFDWDKLPVDEIAFPTVHWMLGHEREVMEKGYSGPFGNAG from the coding sequence ATGACTACGCCCCAGCAATTCGACCGCCTGACACCTGATGGCGACACCCATGAACGCGATGTCTGCCGCACCTGCGGCTTTGTCGATTACCAGAACCCGCGCATTGTCGTGGGCTCGGTGGTCCGGCACCAGGGCAAGGTGCTGATGTGCCGCCGCGCCATCGAGCCGCGGCGTGGCTTCTGGACCGTGCCGGCGGGCTATCTTGAACTTAACGAGACGCCCGAGGACGGTGCCAAGCGCGAGGCGCGCGAAGAGGCGCTGGCCAATCTCGAACTTGGTGAATTGCTGGCAATCTATTCGGTGCCGCGCCTGAGCCAGGTGCAGCTGATCTGGCGCGCCGAGTTGATCGACCCGGGCGCGGGCGCGGGCGCGGCGCTCTACGGCGTCGGCGAGGAAAGCCTGGAAGTGGAACTGTTCGACTGGGATAAATTGCCGGTGGATGAGATCGCGTTTCCAACCGTGCACTGGATGCTCGGCCACGAACGTGAGGTGATGGAAAAGGGCTATTCCGGGCCGTTCGGCAATGCGGGGTAG
- a CDS encoding heme ABC transporter permease: MSDTTISQGWFTGLANPTRFLALSGRILPYLAVASVLVLAVGLYMSFTAPADYQQGITVQIMYIHVPAAWLAMMCYSVMAIASVGTLVWRHPLADVAAKSALPIGAAFTFLSLLTGSLWGRPMWGTWWVWDARLTSVFVLFLMYLGLIALHKAMDDPSRAARPAAVLTLVGFINIPIIKFSVDWWNTLHQPASVMRLDGPTIDPSMLYPLLVMGLAYTLVFFTLHLMAMRNEIWRRRVRAMRRQAAQSIGR, translated from the coding sequence ATGAGCGACACCACGATCTCCCAGGGCTGGTTTACCGGGCTGGCCAACCCGACCCGGTTCCTTGCCCTTTCGGGGCGGATTCTGCCCTATCTGGCCGTGGCCTCGGTGCTGGTACTGGCGGTCGGGCTCTATATGTCGTTTACCGCGCCTGCGGATTACCAGCAGGGCATCACCGTGCAGATCATGTATATTCATGTGCCCGCCGCCTGGCTTGCGATGATGTGCTATTCGGTGATGGCAATCGCCTCGGTCGGCACCCTGGTGTGGCGCCATCCGCTGGCAGATGTTGCCGCCAAGTCGGCGCTGCCGATCGGCGCGGCGTTCACCTTCCTGTCGCTCTTGACCGGCTCATTGTGGGGCCGGCCAATGTGGGGCACCTGGTGGGTTTGGGATGCGCGGCTGACATCGGTGTTCGTGCTGTTTTTGATGTATCTGGGGCTGATCGCGTTGCACAAGGCGATGGATGACCCGTCCCGCGCGGCGCGTCCCGCCGCGGTGCTGACGCTGGTCGGCTTCATCAATATCCCGATCATCAAGTTTTCGGTCGACTGGTGGAACACGCTGCATCAACCGGCGAGCGTGATGCGGCTCGATGGTCCGACCATCGACCCGTCGATGCTCTATCCGCTGCTGGTAATGGGGCTTGCCTATACACTGGTCTTTTTCACGCTGCATTTGATGGCTATGCGCAACGAGATCTGGCGCCGGCGGGTGCGGGCAATGCGCCGGCAAGCCGCCCAGTCGATCGGGCGCTGA
- the ccmA gene encoding heme ABC exporter ATP-binding protein CcmA, whose protein sequence is MRGPMQAIATNLKGRRGDSVLFDNVGFTLARGEALIVTGPNGAGKSTLLRILAGLLRADSGSFSLCDDAGADMAVAEHAHYLGHRNAMKRELRVSENLDFWKSFQRGDSSTGLSVDAAIEAVGLTGVAHLPFGYLSAGQQRRIALARLLVVWRPVWILDEPTAALDKQSAGLFADLVREHLSGGGIAIAATHQPLGLDPVKTLELSGDHRAAFDAVEAWS, encoded by the coding sequence ATGCGGGGGCCGATGCAGGCAATAGCCACCAATCTCAAGGGACGCCGCGGCGACAGCGTGCTGTTCGACAATGTCGGATTTACGCTGGCGCGCGGTGAAGCGCTGATTGTCACAGGGCCTAATGGCGCAGGTAAATCGACCCTGCTGAGGATTCTGGCGGGTTTGTTGCGGGCTGATTCGGGTAGTTTCTCGCTGTGCGACGATGCGGGGGCTGATATGGCGGTTGCGGAACACGCCCATTATCTGGGGCACCGCAACGCCATGAAGCGCGAATTGCGGGTGTCGGAGAACCTCGATTTCTGGAAAAGCTTTCAGCGCGGTGACAGCAGCACCGGGCTGTCGGTCGATGCGGCGATCGAGGCCGTCGGGCTTACCGGCGTGGCGCATCTGCCGTTCGGCTACCTGTCTGCGGGTCAGCAGCGGCGTATCGCGCTGGCACGGCTCTTGGTGGTGTGGCGGCCCGTGTGGATCCTCGATGAGCCGACGGCGGCGCTCGACAAGCAGTCGGCGGGATTGTTTGCCGATCTGGTGAGAGAGCACCTGTCCGGCGGTGGAATAGCGATTGCGGCCACCCACCAGCCGCTGGGACTCGATCCGGTCAAGACGCTGGAATTGTCGGGCGATCACCGTGCCGCCTTCGATGCCGTGGAGGCCTGGTCATGA
- a CDS encoding DsbE family thiol:disulfide interchange protein produces the protein MSDAAQAPHGKRRLLVAFLPFILFISLAGVFYYQLEFGRDSSEIPSVLIGSKAPSLDLPPLDGLSVNGAQLPALNDAAIAGKLALVNVFASWCVPCRQEHPFMLELARDSRVVLVGINYKDKNENALKFLGELGNPYAAIGVDPVGKAAIDWGVYGIPETFLVAPDGTIVFKQIGPFTEESLRDKLMPEIEKALLGS, from the coding sequence ATGAGCGACGCGGCGCAGGCCCCCCACGGAAAACGCCGTCTGCTGGTGGCGTTCCTGCCATTCATTCTGTTCATCAGTCTGGCCGGCGTGTTTTACTATCAACTCGAATTCGGCCGTGATTCAAGCGAAATCCCCTCGGTGCTGATCGGCTCGAAGGCGCCGTCGCTGGACCTGCCGCCGCTCGACGGGCTGAGCGTGAACGGCGCGCAATTGCCGGCGCTCAATGATGCGGCGATCGCCGGCAAGCTGGCGCTGGTCAATGTCTTTGCCTCCTGGTGCGTTCCCTGCCGGCAGGAACATCCGTTCATGCTCGAACTGGCGCGCGATTCGCGGGTGGTGCTGGTGGGCATCAACTACAAGGACAAGAACGAGAACGCGCTGAAATTTCTCGGTGAACTGGGCAATCCCTATGCCGCCATCGGTGTCGACCCGGTCGGCAAGGCAGCGATCGACTGGGGTGTCTATGGCATCCCCGAAACCTTTCTGGTGGCGCCCGATGGTACCATCGTGTTCAAGCAGATCGGCCCGTTCACCGAAGAGAGCCTGCGCGACAAGCTGATGCCGGAAATCGAAAAAGCGCTCTTGGGCAGCTGA
- a CDS encoding DUF2794 domain-containing protein: MADGADYSARRGPKGTASQAATVDLAEMRRRNTPEPVTFQRRELDLILRVYGRMVSEGHWRDYAIDHLHDRAIFSAFRRTSEVPLYRIEKDPSRARKQGAFSIISASGLVLKRGQELETVLKYFDKTPRLVR, encoded by the coding sequence ATGGCGGACGGGGCGGATTACTCCGCGCGCCGCGGACCCAAGGGAACAGCAAGCCAGGCGGCGACCGTGGATCTCGCGGAGATGCGCCGCCGCAACACCCCCGAACCGGTGACCTTCCAGCGTCGCGAACTCGATCTTATTCTGCGGGTCTATGGCCGCATGGTCTCCGAGGGGCATTGGCGCGACTACGCCATCGACCATTTGCACGACCGTGCCATTTTCTCAGCCTTTCGCCGGACCAGCGAAGTGCCGCTGTACCGGATCGAGAAAGATCCCTCCCGCGCCCGCAAGCAGGGCGCCTTCTCGATCATTTCCGCCTCCGGGCTGGTGCTCAAGCGCGGCCAGGAGCTCGAAACCGTGTTGAAATATTTCGACAAGACACCGCGGCTGGTGCGGTAG